A window of Macrococcus sp. 19Msa1099 genomic DNA:
ATAGGTGCTTATGCTATGTTAATTGGTGTAACAATAGGTATCATACTAGGTATTATTGCAGCAGTTAAACAAAATACTTGGATTGATTATTTAGCAACTCTCTTTTCAGTAGTAGCTATATCTGTACCTTCATTTGTACTAGCAGTTTTACTTCAGTACTTTTTTGCTGTAAGAAATCCAATTTTTCCTGTTGCAGAATTTGATGGTCTAAAATATGCAGTATTGCCTTCTTTAGCACTTTCTGCAGGAGTAATTGCAACGATTGCACGTTATATTCGTTCAGAAATGATTGAAGTGTTAAGTTCTGATTATATAACTTTAGCTAAAGCAAAAGGAAATTCAACAATCAAAGTATTATTTGGTCATGCATTGAGAAATGCATTAATTCCAATTATTACTTTGATCGGACCAATGACTGTAGGTATATTAACAGGTGCATTAACCATTGAAACAATTTTTGCAATTCCCGGAATTGGAGATCAGTTCGTTAGGTCTATACAACAAAATGATTATCCTGTAATTATGGCATTAACTATTTTGTTTAGCTTTTTATTCATTACAGTGTTATTCATTGTTGATATTCTATATGGAATAATTGACCCGCGAATTCGAGTTCAAGGAGGAAAAGATTAATGACTCAAGAATATAATGAAAAATATATTAATCATGGCGATTTAAACCAATCATTACAAATACATCCTGGCTCATTTATACTTGCTGATAAAAATGAAATTAACGATGAAAAAATTGAAAGAGAATCAAGAACATTTTGGCAGGATGCATGGCTTCAGCTAAAAGCAAACAAAGGCGCTGTCTTAGGTTTGATAGGGTTAGTTTTGTTAACATTAATGGCACTTATAGGTCCGTTGATTAGTGGACATACATATAGAGAACAACATAAAGGTCATGAAAATCTTGCGCCCAGAATTGAAATCTTAAAAGATGTTAAATTCTTACCTTTTACAGGTGAAGATAAGGATGGGTATAACAAATACGAAGAAAATAATATAAAAGACAGTTATTGGTTTGGAACAGATAGGTTAGGAAGAGATATTTTTACTCGAGTGTGGAAGGGAACACAAGTCTCTCTATTAATAGGTATAATTGCAGCATTGTTAGATGTAGTGATAGGAATTACTTACGGGTCTGTTTCTGGATTTTTTGGTGGTGCAACTGATACTTTTATGCAACGTATTATTGAAATTATTGCATCTATTCCAAACTTAATTATTATGATTTTATTTGTAATTATCTTTGATGCGAGTATGTTAACAATTGTATTAGCAATGAGTCTGACAGGATGGATAGGTATGAGTCGAATTGTCCGAGGCCAATTTTTGAAGCTTAAAAATCAAGAGTTTGTTATGGCATCTAGAACACTCGGTGCTTCAAATTCGAGTCTAATTTTTAAACATATATTACCTAATACTTTAGGCCCAATTATTGTAACAGCTATGTTCTCTGTTCCGAGTGCTATATTTTTTGAAGCATTCTTAAGTTTCATAGGGTTAGGTATTCCAGCTCCGAATGCTTCATTGGGATCACTTGTAAACGATGGACGAAAAATGTTATTAATTGAGCCGTATCAAATGTTTGTACCTTCAATGATACTTAGTTTACTAATCTTATGTTTTTACTTATTTGGTGATGGTGTTCGCGATGCTTTTGATCCAAAAATGCGTAAATAAAGGAGGAAATGAAAATGGCAGAAAGAATTTTAGAAGTTAAGAATTTAAAAGTTTCCTTCGATATTAAGGCGGGGGAAGTTCAAGCAGTACGTGGTGTTGATTTTTATCTGGATAAAGCGGAAACACTTGCAATTGTAGGAGAGTCGGGTTCAGGGAAATCGGTTACTACAAAAGCATTGATGAGATTATTACCGACACCTCCAAGTCGTATTAAAGAAGGTCAAATTTTATTTGACGGAAAAGATTTAACGAAATTGAGTGAAAAAGAAATGCAAAAGGTGCGCGGAAAAGATATTTCTATGATTTTCCAGGATCCTATGACAAGTTTAAATCCAACAATGAAGATTGGTAAACAAGTGATGGAGCCATTGATTAAACATCAGAAATTATCTAGAGTTGATGCGAAATCAAGAGCTTTAGATATATTAAGACTTGTTGGTTTACCTAACCCTGAAGGTAGATTTAACAATTATCCACATCAGTTCTCTGGTGGGCAACGTCAACGTATAGTAATTGCAACAGCATTAGCATGTGATCCTAAAATATTAATTGCAGATGAACCTACCACTGCTTTAGATGTTACAATTCAAGCACAAATTCTTGAATTAATGAAAGACTTACAAAAGAAAATTGATACATCAATAATATTTATTACACATGATTTAGGAGTAGTCGCTAACGTAGCTGATCGTGTGGCAGTAATGTATGGAGGGCAAATTGTTGAAACAGGAACTGTTGATGAAGTTTTCTATAATCCAAAACATCCATATACATGGGGATTATTGTCATCAATGCCGAGTTTAGATACTGATGGTGAAACAGAGCTAAAAGCGATACCAGGTACACCACCTGATTTAATTAAACCACCTATTGGTGATGCATTTGCTCGACGTTCAGAATACGCACTTCAAATTGACTTTGAACAAGAGGCACCATGGTATCAAGTGTCTGAAACACATTTTGTGAAATCATGGTTAATGGATCCGAATGCACCTAAAGTTGAACCACCTGAAATGGTAAAACAAATGATGCGTCCAATATCAAGTGATTTTGATAAACCTATTCGCGTTGAGGGGGTTAGCTTTTAATGGTGAGTAAAATAATTCATAATCATTCAACAAATGAGAATGTACACTTTAAAGAACATATGGATGAGAACAAAAAAAATTTACCAAAACAAATAACGTCACAAGGATTATATGGTGATGGAAAAGAAAAACTTATTGAAGTTAAGAATTTGAAACAATATTTCAATGTTGGTAAACCTAATGAAGTACGTGCAATTGATGATATTTCGTTTGATATTTATAAAGGTGAAACTTTAGGTCTTGTAGGAGAGTCTGGATGTGGTAAATCAACTACAGGACGTACTTTAATTAAGTTATATAATGCAACAGGCGGCGAAGTAATTTTTGATGGAATTGATATTCAATCAATTAAGAAAAAGAAAGACTTATTAAAATTTAATCGTCGTATGCAAATGATATTTCAGGATCCTTATGCATCCTTAAATCCAAGATTAAAAGTAATGGATATAATTGCAGAAGGAATAGATATCCATAAATTGGCTAAAAATAAAGAAGAACGTGCTGATCGTGTGTATGAATTATTAGAAACAGTAGGATTAAACAAAGAACATGCGAACCGTTATCCACATGAGTTTTCAGGTGGTCAAAGACAACGTATAGGCATTGCCCGTGCACTAGCAGTAGAACCTGAATTTATTATCGCAGATGAACCTATTTCAGCTCTTGATGTTTCAATCCAAGCACAAGTTGTAAATTTAATGCAGAAACTACAACGAGAACGTGGCATCACTTTTCTGTTTATTGCCCATGATTTATCCATGGTTAAATATATTTCAGATCGAATTGGTGTTATGTATTTTGGCAAGCTTGTTGAAGTAGGTCCAGCTGATTCACTTTACAATAATCCTATGCATGAATATACTAAATCGTTATTGTCGGCAATTCCATTACCAGATCCCGAGTCAGAGAGAACAAGAGTCAGAAGAACATACAATCCGGAAGTTCATGCATATTCTCCAGAAGATAAGCTTGAATTGCGTGAAGTCGCCCCCGATCATTATGTTTATTGTTCTATTGAAGAACTTGAAAAATATAAGAAAAATTACAAATTATAGAGAAATATTAATAAGGAAGATGATTTTTGATATTTCTTTAATAATCAAAGTTAAAGAGATATTCAAAAAATTATAGATATATATAATCAAAGGTATTGATTATCTGAAACTATTAAAATATAATTAATTACAAATCTTCTGAATATTTGCGCAGATGATTTAAAAAAAGTTGGGGGGATATATAAATGAAAAAAAGTTTTTCTTATTTACTTGTACTAATAATTACATTATCTGGATTTTTAGCAGCTTGTTCTGGAGGCAACAAATCAGATGATAAAAATGCTCAAGTATTAAACTTACAAGAAGGTTCAGATATACCAACACTTGACTCTTCATTAGCAACAGACGCTGTTGCATTCAATGTATTCTTTCAAGTAATGGAAGGACTTTATACATTAGATAAAAATGATAAAGCGATTCCTGCAGTTGCTGAAGGAAAACCCGAAAAGTCAAAAGATGGAAAAACATGGACGATTAAATTACGTAAAGACGCAAAATGGTCAAATGGAGATCCTGTAACAGCAAAAGACTTTGTTTTTGCTTGGAGAAGAACATTAGATCCTAAAACAGCATCTGAATATTCATACATTATGATGGATCTAAAAAATGCACAAGAAGTTAATACTGGAAAAATGAAACCAGAGGAACTAGGTGTTAAAGCTATAGATGATAATACTTTAGAAATTCAGTTAAATGACAATGTTCCTTATTTTGAAGAATTATTAACATTTGGAGTATTCCTACCTCAAAATGAGAAGTTTGTTAAAGAACAAGGTGATAAGTATGGTACTACAAAAGAAACTACTTTATTCAACGGTCCTTTCGTTTTAAATGATTGGCAAACTGAAAAATCATTTAAGTTAACACCTAATAAAAAATATTGGGATAAAGATAAAGTAAAACTTAAAGAAGTAAACTACAAAATCATTAAAGATCAAAATACTGCATTAAACTTATTTAATACTGGAAAATTAGATCGTGTAACATTACCAGCGGAGCAAGTTGATAAATATAAAGATGATCCTAAATTATCGACAGAATTACAGTCAACTACATTTTTTATCCGCATGAATCAAGAGAATAAAGATTTGGCTAACAAAGACTTAAGATTAGCGATTGCAAAATCAATTGATAAACAAGCGTATGTTGATACTTTACTTAAAAATGGTTCAAAACCTTTAGATACAAATACACCTAAAGAATTTGTTGAAAAAGACGGCAAAGATTTTACTGATTCATTAAAGAATAAATTATCTTATAATAAAGAAGAAGCTAAAGCACATTTCGAAAAAGCTAAAAAAGCTTTAGGTAAAGATTCGTTTACATTTGAATATTTAACTTATGATCAAGAAGAGTCGAAAACTGCTGGTGAGTATATCAAAGAACAATTAGAGAACAACTTACCTGGATTAAAAATAAATATTAAGCAGCAACCATTTAAACAGAAACTTCAATTAGAATCGAAAATGAAATATGATTTATCATTTGCTGGTTGGGGTCCTGACTATCCAGACCCAATGACGTTTGTTGACTTATATGTTACAGATGGAGGCCATAACCAAACAGGTTGGTCAAATAAAGAATTTGATCAAAAGGTTCAAGATGCAAAAGGTCCATTATTAGATGATATTGATAAACGATGGACAACGATGGTTGAAGCAGAAGATATTGTATTAGAAGAAGCTGTAATTGCCCCTATTTATCAACGTGGAGCTGCTCGATTAGTACAACCTCACGTTAAAAACTTTATAATTCACAAATTTGGAGCTGACACTTCATTAAAAGAAGTTTATATCGAAAAGAAAAAATAATTGACGATTTAGCAGTGGAAAATTCCGCTGCTATTTTTTATAAAAACATAAACGAAAATTTCAATTGCAAGTTAGCCACTACATCCAAATTAATAGAGATAGTAGCTTAATGGTTCACTTAATAATCCTTCGGATTTTAGTGACTTCAGAAACAGGTATTTAGGTGTTTCATAATCTAGAATTTTTCTGGGATAATTGTTCATCCAGTTTTGGATACGATAAATTATCTCATCAGATACTGATTCCATACTGATTCCTTTAGGGATTATCCGTCTAATGAATTTATGATGGTTTTCTTTAGTACCTCGTTCCCATGATGAATAAGGGTGCGTAAAGTATATTTCAGTGTCAGGTAGTGTCTCCGTAAGGTCACTGAACTCTGATCCGTTATCAGAAGTAATAGACTTGAATATTCGTGAAAATGAATTATCTAATTGATCTTTTAATTGACTTAATGCTAATGTGACAGCATCATTATTTTTACTTTTAATAGGAACGATGATTTCATATCGTGTCTGTCTTTCAACAAGTGTAAGTAACGCTCTTTCGTTTTTAAGTTTAGAACCAATAACAGTATCAATTTCCCAATGACCAAAGACATCTCTAGAATTGATTTCGTGACTTCTATCTTCGATAGATTTTCCTAATACTTTTTTATTTTTTCGACTAGGTCTTCTATTTGTAATTGGTTTTCGTGATATCTTCTCTATAAGGTCGATATTAGAGGTCTTCATAATTCCTCTTTCAATCCAGTTATATAGTGTTGAAACACAAGGAATAATAGAATCACAAAAAATATTATTCTTTTTAGCATAGGCTATTACAACATCGGGAGACCATTTTTTATTCAACATCATCTTATCAGCCCAATCAATAAAAGCATGAGATAACTGATGTTTTGGTGTCCTGCAAGAATTCATACGATTTGTTTCATATTTAAGTTGAGCAACATCAGGGAAATAGCATTCATAATCATAAAAATATTCTTTACTATTAGAAACTATGCGCTTAATTTGTTTAACAGTTCCTCTATTGATCTCATTGTTAATCGTTTGAGGTGCTCTATTCAAAATTTTAGCAATAGCACGATTTGAATAATTTTCACTCTTCAAAATCTGAATTTGATGTCTTTCAAATTCAGTTAAGTGTTTTCCTTTAATATGATTAGTGGTACCATTTAGATGAGTCATTTGCATTCATTCCTTATTGTTTGTTGTGGTAACTACAATATTAACATGGATGCACATGGCTCATTTTTTATTTTTTTAAAGCACACCGTAGGTGGCTAACTTGATTATAGAATTTCCCATAAAAACATAAATATCAATATAATATAAAAAAACAAAAATTCTGAAAATAACGTTGACAGAATTGTCTGAAATCAATATAATTTATTTAAGCTAATAATTTATATCGGAATTCGTACATTATTCATTGGGTTTTCCATTATATGAATATAATATTTATTCATATAATGGAAAATCTAACACGATAAGTATAGATTCCAACTTTAATTCAAATATGGGGGGTATAACATGAAGAGAAAGTTTAAGTTTTTCAGTATTTTAATACTTGCATTAGTTTTAGTACTTGCTGCATGTGGTGGCGGTAAGAAGAATGAAGACACAGGTAAGACAGGTGCAAAAAGTGGTAAAACAGAAAAAAGTGACGCTAAAGGCGGGACTTTAAATGTAGGGCTGAGTGCACCACCAGAAGGTAACTTCCAGTCTATCTTTGCAAAAAGTACGGGAGATTCAGAAGTTATTAGTTATTTCAATGATGGATTAGTAGATTATAACGATGAACTAGAAATGAAGCCTAAAATTCTTTCGTGGAAAGATAAAGGTGACGGTAAAACTTATGAATTCAAAGTTAAAAAAGGGATTAAATGGCAAGATGGTAATGAATTTACAATCAATGACTGGATCTTCACTTTAGAAACTTTAGCGGATAAAGATTACGATGGTCCTCGTTATACTGGTGTGGAAGATATTAAAGGTGCTAAAGAAAAGCACGATGGCAAAGCCGATACTGTATCAGGTATCAAGAAAATTGATGACTATACAGCAGAAGTCACTTTTGATAAGAAGAAAGTAAATAATTTATTAAATTTATGGACAGGCGCTCCAATCAGTGAGAAAGTCTTTAAAGATATTCCAGTAAAGGATATGGGGAAATCACCAGAAGTTCGTAAAAATCCAATCGGTATTGGACCTTTCAAAGTTAAAAAGATTGTTGACGGTGAGTCTGTTGAATTTGAAAAGTTCAAAGACTACTGGCAAGGTGAACCAAAAATCGATAAGGTTAACCTACGTGTAATTGAACAGACTTCATTAACCCAAGCATTAGAAAGTGGAGAAGTAGATATGGCTTCTGTTACTGCACCAATTGCTAAAGAGGTTAAAGAATCTGGAGATGAAAAACTTAAAGTTTTAGAATCACCTTCAACAAGCTACATGATTCTTGGATTTGTATTAAATGATTATGATAAAAAGACGATGAAAATCGGAAAAGAACGTCCGAAGTACCAAGATGTAAGATTACGTAAAGCGATGGCGCATGCAATTAATCGTGATGAATGGATTAAAGCATTCTTATATGGTTATGGAGAAAAAACGAATAGTTTAATTCCATCTAATCACTGGGTAGCAGCGGATAAAGATAAGTTAGAAGATTATAAATATGATACAAAAGAAGCAGAAAAATTACTGGATGAAGCAGGATATAAAGATAAAGATGGAGATGGCTTCCGTGAGGATCCTCAAGGTAAACCATTCGAAGTTAACTTGAAACATTATGCAGGTTCTAATCCGACATTCGAACCACGAACTGCAGCTTTAAAAGGTTACTGGGAAAAAGTTGGTTTAAAAACAAAAGTTCAAATGGTTGAATTTGGTAAGTTTGGTACAGATTTAGAGAATGCTGATAAAGACATGGAAGTGTATTTCAGAAGTTGGTCTCAAGGCGCTGATCCAGACCCATCAGGACTATATCGTTCAGATGCACTTTGGAATGAGTCTCGTTATAATAATCCAGAAGCTGATAAGTTATTAGATGATGCATTAGACTTTGACAAAGTTGGAACAGATAAAGAAAAACGTAAAGACTTATACGTGAAATGGCAACAATTAATGAACAAAGAATTACCAGTTATTCCTATGGCGGAATTAGTAGATACTACGGTAGTTAATGATCGAGTTAAAAACTTTGAAGTATCACTTAAAGGTACAAATCCATCTTATGAATGGGCTGTAGAAGACAAGAAATAATAAAAAAAACCTCGATCCTTATCGAGGTTTTTTTTAAGAAAGAAAGAATGAAGGTGGGAGAATATGAGTGATAGAAGAATTATAGAGGTTAATGATCTAGAGGTTGGATTCGATATCAAAGGTAAGTTCTACAATGCGGTCGATGGCGTATCATTTAGTATAGATCGTGGCGAAGTGATGGGCATCGTTGGTGAATCAGGATGTGGGAAATCTGTGCTTAGTATGTCACTTATGAAACTACTCCCTGAGAAAATTTCTAGAATATCTGGAGGAGAAGTTATATATAAGGGTGAGCATATTGAAAAGAAAACCGAAGAAGAAATCAACAAATTTCGTGGTAAAGAAATTTCGATGATCTTCCAGGAGCCGATGACTTCCTTAAATCCAGTTTTCACAATTGGAAATCAGCTGATTGAAATGATTCAATTACATTTAAAGTTAAATAAACAGCAAGCACGAGAACGTGCAATAGAATTATTAAGACAAGTTGGAATCCCTCGTGCCGACAAGATTGTTGATGAATACCCCCATCAGCTATCAGGTGGCATGCGTCAGCGTGTTATGATTGCGCTTGCTATATCATGTATGCCAAGCTTACTCATTGCTGATGAACCAACCACAGCTTTAGACGTAACTGTTCAAGCTCAAATTCTAGAATTACTGAAAGATGTTCAGACAAAGACGGATATGTCAATTATCTTTATTTCTCATGATTTAGGCGTAATTTCAGAAGTATGTGATACTGTTGCGGTGATGTATGCCGGACGTATAATTGAAAAGGCAACGGTTGCTGAAGTATTTAAGAACCCAAAGCATCCATATACTCAACTTCTACTTAAATCGATTCCGAAATTAGATGAAGAAGTAGAGCGTCTTGAAACGATTAAGGGCATCGTACCTTCCATCACGGAATTAAGATCTGAAGGATGTCGTTTTGCAGAGAGATGTCCATTTGCAATGGATCATTGTTATACAACTACACCAAGGGCGTCGGAGTTTGAAACAGGACATGTAGCATATTGTCATCTATATACTGACGCTAAGGAGGTTGTGAAGTAATGGAGAAAAAAACGATATTAGAAGTTAAAAATTTGAAACAGTATTATCCAATCAAAGGCGGTTTCTTTAAACGCACAGTAGGTCACGTAAAAGCTGTTGATGGTATATCTTTCAAGATATTTGAAGGAGAGACAATGGGTCTTGTCGGTGAGTCAGGTTGTGGTAAGTCAACAGCAGGTCGTACAATATTAAGGTTGCAAGATGCAACAGATGGGACAATCGACTTTCTCGGACAAGATATTACACAGCTCAAAGGTAAAGAATTAAGAGAAGCGCGAAAAGGATTTCAGATGGTCTTTCAGGATCCCTATGCATCACTAAATCCTATGCAGATGGTTGGAGATATTGTTGGTGAACCTATTAGAAATTATTACGGAAAAAAGATGGATGAAATTGAGGATGAGGTTAAGGATCTGCTCAATCGTGTAGGTTTAAATGAAGATGCTTATTACCGCTATGCTCATGAATTTTCTGGTGGACAGCGTCAAAGGATAGGAATTGCACGTGCACTTGCATTAAAACCTAAACTCATCATAGCAGATGAACCTGTTAGTGCCTTGGACGTATCCGTACAATCACAAGTATTAAATATTATGGATGATTTACAGAAAGAGTTTAATCTAAGCTATTTATTTATTGCTCATGACTTAAGTGTAGTGAAACACGTTAGTGATTATATTGGTGTTATGTATCTTGGGCACCTTGTAGAACAAGGGCCAGCAGATGAAGTATACAATAATCCACAGCATCCGTATACGAAAGCACTCATTTCAGCAATACCGGAGATCGATCCTGAAAAGCGTAAAGAGCGTATTATATTAAAAGGTGATCTCCCTTCACCTGCTGATCCACCATCGGGATGTCCGTTCCACACAAGATGTCCTGTAGCAAAAGCAGAGTGTAAGACGATTAAGCCGAGAAGTGTTCAATTAAGTGAAAGACATTATGCTTCTTGCATCTTACTAGAGGAAGGGAGTGCTATAGATGGTTCAGTTAATCATTAAGCGTCTACTATTAATGATTCCGTTATTATTTTTAACATCAATTGTTATATTTGGAATTTCAAAGCTTCAACCAGGAGATGCATTTACTGGGATGGGTGATCCTAAAAATGCTAAATCTGAATACATCGAAGCACAGCGTGAAAAGCTTGGGCTAAATGATCCGATTCATGTACAATACATGAAATGGGGTAAGAACGTAATTAAGGGAGACTTAGGTGATTCTATTCGTTATAAGCGACCAGTTATTGATTTAATAAAAGAAAGAATGCCGAATACAATACTGTTAGGTGTGGTTACTTTAATTATTACATATCTTGCAGCATTTCCATTAGGTATCATTTCTGGACGTAAGCCTTATACGTTTATAGATTATGCGGTTCAATTCTTTAATTATCTCATGCTTGCTGTACCATCATTTGTAGCTGGTGTGTTTGCAATTTATATCTTTGCATTCAAATTAGGGTGGTTCCCATTTTCAGGATCGGTAGCAATCGGGCTTGAAGATGGTTCATTACAATATTATTTAAGTAAGCTATACCATGCAATACTACCAGGAACAATATTGGGGATTCTGTCTACAGCAAGCTAT
This region includes:
- the opp3b gene encoding oligopeptide ABC transporter permease, which produces MFKYALKRLFYMVITLFIVATATFFLMKLMPGSPFNDEKLSAEQKQIVKEKYGLNDPLPVQYGNYIKNVATGDFGNSFQYDGKEVLDLIIPRLGPSAEIGAYAMLIGVTIGIILGIIAAVKQNTWIDYLATLFSVVAISVPSFVLAVLLQYFFAVRNPIFPVAEFDGLKYAVLPSLALSAGVIATIARYIRSEMIEVLSSDYITLAKAKGNSTIKVLFGHALRNALIPIITLIGPMTVGILTGALTIETIFAIPGIGDQFVRSIQQNDYPVIMALTILFSFLFITVLFIVDILYGIIDPRIRVQGGKD
- a CDS encoding ABC transporter ATP-binding protein, giving the protein MAERILEVKNLKVSFDIKAGEVQAVRGVDFYLDKAETLAIVGESGSGKSVTTKALMRLLPTPPSRIKEGQILFDGKDLTKLSEKEMQKVRGKDISMIFQDPMTSLNPTMKIGKQVMEPLIKHQKLSRVDAKSRALDILRLVGLPNPEGRFNNYPHQFSGGQRQRIVIATALACDPKILIADEPTTALDVTIQAQILELMKDLQKKIDTSIIFITHDLGVVANVADRVAVMYGGQIVETGTVDEVFYNPKHPYTWGLLSSMPSLDTDGETELKAIPGTPPDLIKPPIGDAFARRSEYALQIDFEQEAPWYQVSETHFVKSWLMDPNAPKVEPPEMVKQMMRPISSDFDKPIRVEGVSF
- a CDS encoding ATP-binding cassette domain-containing protein gives rise to the protein MVSKIIHNHSTNENVHFKEHMDENKKNLPKQITSQGLYGDGKEKLIEVKNLKQYFNVGKPNEVRAIDDISFDIYKGETLGLVGESGCGKSTTGRTLIKLYNATGGEVIFDGIDIQSIKKKKDLLKFNRRMQMIFQDPYASLNPRLKVMDIIAEGIDIHKLAKNKEERADRVYELLETVGLNKEHANRYPHEFSGGQRQRIGIARALAVEPEFIIADEPISALDVSIQAQVVNLMQKLQRERGITFLFIAHDLSMVKYISDRIGVMYFGKLVEVGPADSLYNNPMHEYTKSLLSAIPLPDPESERTRVRRTYNPEVHAYSPEDKLELREVAPDHYVYCSIEELEKYKKNYKL
- a CDS encoding peptide ABC transporter substrate-binding protein, which translates into the protein MKKSFSYLLVLIITLSGFLAACSGGNKSDDKNAQVLNLQEGSDIPTLDSSLATDAVAFNVFFQVMEGLYTLDKNDKAIPAVAEGKPEKSKDGKTWTIKLRKDAKWSNGDPVTAKDFVFAWRRTLDPKTASEYSYIMMDLKNAQEVNTGKMKPEELGVKAIDDNTLEIQLNDNVPYFEELLTFGVFLPQNEKFVKEQGDKYGTTKETTLFNGPFVLNDWQTEKSFKLTPNKKYWDKDKVKLKEVNYKIIKDQNTALNLFNTGKLDRVTLPAEQVDKYKDDPKLSTELQSTTFFIRMNQENKDLANKDLRLAIAKSIDKQAYVDTLLKNGSKPLDTNTPKEFVEKDGKDFTDSLKNKLSYNKEEAKAHFEKAKKALGKDSFTFEYLTYDQEESKTAGEYIKEQLENNLPGLKINIKQQPFKQKLQLESKMKYDLSFAGWGPDYPDPMTFVDLYVTDGGHNQTGWSNKEFDQKVQDAKGPLLDDIDKRWTTMVEAEDIVLEEAVIAPIYQRGAARLVQPHVKNFIIHKFGADTSLKEVYIEKKK
- a CDS encoding IS30 family transposase, with the protein product MTHLNGTTNHIKGKHLTEFERHQIQILKSENYSNRAIAKILNRAPQTINNEINRGTVKQIKRIVSNSKEYFYDYECYFPDVAQLKYETNRMNSCRTPKHQLSHAFIDWADKMMLNKKWSPDVVIAYAKKNNIFCDSIIPCVSTLYNWIERGIMKTSNIDLIEKISRKPITNRRPSRKNKKVLGKSIEDRSHEINSRDVFGHWEIDTVIGSKLKNERALLTLVERQTRYEIIVPIKSKNNDAVTLALSQLKDQLDNSFSRIFKSITSDNGSEFSDLTETLPDTEIYFTHPYSSWERGTKENHHKFIRRIIPKGISMESVSDEIIYRIQNWMNNYPRKILDYETPKYLFLKSLKSEGLLSEPLSYYLY
- the opp4A gene encoding oligopeptide ABC transporter substrate-binding protein, translated to MKRKFKFFSILILALVLVLAACGGGKKNEDTGKTGAKSGKTEKSDAKGGTLNVGLSAPPEGNFQSIFAKSTGDSEVISYFNDGLVDYNDELEMKPKILSWKDKGDGKTYEFKVKKGIKWQDGNEFTINDWIFTLETLADKDYDGPRYTGVEDIKGAKEKHDGKADTVSGIKKIDDYTAEVTFDKKKVNNLLNLWTGAPISEKVFKDIPVKDMGKSPEVRKNPIGIGPFKVKKIVDGESVEFEKFKDYWQGEPKIDKVNLRVIEQTSLTQALESGEVDMASVTAPIAKEVKESGDEKLKVLESPSTSYMILGFVLNDYDKKTMKIGKERPKYQDVRLRKAMAHAINRDEWIKAFLYGYGEKTNSLIPSNHWVAADKDKLEDYKYDTKEAEKLLDEAGYKDKDGDGFREDPQGKPFEVNLKHYAGSNPTFEPRTAALKGYWEKVGLKTKVQMVEFGKFGTDLENADKDMEVYFRSWSQGADPDPSGLYRSDALWNESRYNNPEADKLLDDALDFDKVGTDKEKRKDLYVKWQQLMNKELPVIPMAELVDTTVVNDRVKNFEVSLKGTNPSYEWAVEDKK
- a CDS encoding ABC transporter ATP-binding protein, with translation MSDRRIIEVNDLEVGFDIKGKFYNAVDGVSFSIDRGEVMGIVGESGCGKSVLSMSLMKLLPEKISRISGGEVIYKGEHIEKKTEEEINKFRGKEISMIFQEPMTSLNPVFTIGNQLIEMIQLHLKLNKQQARERAIELLRQVGIPRADKIVDEYPHQLSGGMRQRVMIALAISCMPSLLIADEPTTALDVTVQAQILELLKDVQTKTDMSIIFISHDLGVISEVCDTVAVMYAGRIIEKATVAEVFKNPKHPYTQLLLKSIPKLDEEVERLETIKGIVPSITELRSEGCRFAERCPFAMDHCYTTTPRASEFETGHVAYCHLYTDAKEVVK
- a CDS encoding dipeptide ABC transporter ATP-binding protein, which translates into the protein MEKKTILEVKNLKQYYPIKGGFFKRTVGHVKAVDGISFKIFEGETMGLVGESGCGKSTAGRTILRLQDATDGTIDFLGQDITQLKGKELREARKGFQMVFQDPYASLNPMQMVGDIVGEPIRNYYGKKMDEIEDEVKDLLNRVGLNEDAYYRYAHEFSGGQRQRIGIARALALKPKLIIADEPVSALDVSVQSQVLNIMDDLQKEFNLSYLFIAHDLSVVKHVSDYIGVMYLGHLVEQGPADEVYNNPQHPYTKALISAIPEIDPEKRKERIILKGDLPSPADPPSGCPFHTRCPVAKAECKTIKPRSVQLSERHYASCILLEEGSAIDGSVNH
- the opp4B gene encoding oligopeptide ABC transporter permease produces the protein MVQLIIKRLLLMIPLLFLTSIVIFGISKLQPGDAFTGMGDPKNAKSEYIEAQREKLGLNDPIHVQYMKWGKNVIKGDLGDSIRYKRPVIDLIKERMPNTILLGVVTLIITYLAAFPLGIISGRKPYTFIDYAVQFFNYLMLAVPSFVAGVFAIYIFAFKLGWFPFSGSVAIGLEDGSLQYYLSKLYHAILPGTILGILSTASYVQFLRNDIIENSRKDYTRTARAKGLSKSKIYNKHILRNSIIPIVTFFGADVLSIFGGAVITETIFSYPGIGKLLVDSISGKDYPLMMALLLFFSFLGLLANLISDIAYSIVDPRIKSN